The following are from one region of the Methanoculleus caldifontis genome:
- the feoB gene encoding ferrous iron transport protein B, which yields MREIRVALTGNPNVGKTTLFNALTGSRQHVGNWPGVTVEKKTGRASRSGHEFEVVDLPGTYSLTAYSADEVVARDYILDEKPDVVVQVVDATNLERNLYLTTQLAELGAPMVIALNMVDAAEARGDAIDHERLSAFLEIPVVRTVGTRGEGLQDLLDAAIREAETSPHHEHTVGYGEDVEMAIASLADALAADTDLAGRYPLRWLAVKLLEGDENVLEKVRRGAASARVEEFLSGIDTDEYEAMMADRRYETIAAILPQVRKGDPGSMSPSDMVDRVVTDRYLGIPIFLALMWGAFQLTFTVAAPFMTAIDAGVAWLAEFVAGSIEPVWLASLLGDGIIGGVGSVLIFLPNIFILFLILAILEDSGYLARAAFIMDRPLYALGLPGKAFVPMLVGFGCNVPAIMATRSIEGENDRLLTILVNPFMSCSARLPVYILFAGVFFPEQAGSVVFFLYILGIAVAIASAKLFRSTILPGEASPFVMEMPPYRIPTPMTALLHMWSRGSMYVRKAGTIILAGVLVVWILASFPFGVEYGSAESFAGMIGHVIEPLVAPLGFDWKVAVALIFGFIAKEIVVGSLGTLYGAGEETLPTALLADPSLSAATALALMVFVLLYTPCVAALGVIRKETGSWRWTGFSVAYGLAVAWLLAFIVGHAAGLFMGGM from the coding sequence ATGAGGGAGATCCGGGTTGCGCTCACCGGCAACCCGAACGTCGGCAAGACGACGCTCTTTAACGCCCTCACCGGCTCGCGGCAGCATGTCGGGAACTGGCCCGGCGTGACCGTGGAGAAGAAGACCGGGCGGGCCAGCCGCAGCGGTCACGAGTTCGAGGTCGTCGACCTCCCGGGGACCTACAGCCTGACCGCCTACTCGGCGGACGAGGTCGTCGCGCGGGATTATATCCTCGACGAGAAACCCGATGTCGTCGTCCAGGTCGTGGACGCGACGAACCTGGAGCGGAACCTCTACCTGACGACGCAGCTTGCCGAGCTCGGCGCCCCGATGGTCATCGCCCTGAACATGGTCGACGCGGCCGAGGCGCGGGGCGACGCGATCGACCACGAGAGGCTCTCGGCGTTCCTCGAGATCCCGGTCGTGCGGACGGTCGGGACCCGGGGCGAAGGGCTGCAGGACCTCCTTGACGCGGCGATCCGGGAGGCGGAGACCTCGCCGCACCACGAGCATACCGTCGGCTACGGCGAGGACGTGGAGATGGCGATCGCCTCCCTCGCCGATGCCCTCGCGGCCGATACGGATCTCGCCGGGAGGTATCCTCTCCGCTGGCTCGCGGTCAAGCTCCTCGAAGGGGACGAGAACGTCCTCGAAAAGGTCAGAAGAGGCGCAGCCTCCGCCCGCGTGGAGGAGTTCCTCTCCGGGATCGATACCGACGAGTACGAGGCCATGATGGCGGACAGGCGCTACGAGACGATCGCCGCCATCCTGCCGCAGGTCCGGAAAGGCGATCCGGGGAGCATGAGCCCCTCGGATATGGTCGACCGCGTCGTCACCGACCGCTACCTCGGGATCCCCATCTTCCTGGCCCTGATGTGGGGAGCGTTCCAGCTCACCTTCACGGTCGCCGCCCCCTTTATGACCGCGATCGATGCCGGCGTCGCGTGGCTCGCTGAGTTCGTGGCCGGCTCGATCGAGCCCGTCTGGCTCGCTTCGCTCCTCGGCGACGGGATCATCGGCGGCGTCGGTTCCGTCCTGATCTTCCTCCCGAACATCTTCATCCTCTTCCTGATCCTCGCGATCCTCGAAGATTCCGGCTACCTGGCACGTGCCGCGTTCATCATGGACCGGCCCCTCTACGCCCTCGGCCTGCCCGGAAAGGCGTTCGTCCCGATGCTCGTCGGGTTCGGGTGCAACGTCCCCGCGATCATGGCGACACGGTCGATCGAGGGCGAGAACGACCGGCTGCTCACGATCCTCGTAAATCCGTTCATGTCCTGCAGCGCGAGGCTGCCGGTGTACATCCTCTTCGCGGGGGTCTTCTTCCCGGAGCAGGCGGGGAGCGTGGTCTTCTTCCTCTACATCCTCGGGATCGCCGTCGCGATCGCTTCCGCGAAGCTCTTCAGGAGCACCATCCTCCCCGGAGAAGCTTCGCCGTTCGTCATGGAGATGCCGCCTTACCGGATCCCCACGCCGATGACGGCTCTCCTCCATATGTGGAGCCGGGGGTCGATGTACGTCAGAAAGGCAGGTACGATCATCCTTGCCGGCGTCCTGGTTGTCTGGATCCTCGCCTCGTTCCCGTTCGGCGTCGAGTACGGGAGCGCGGAGAGTTTCGCGGGCATGATCGGCCACGTTATCGAGCCGCTGGTGGCGCCGCTCGGATTCGACTGGAAGGTCGCGGTCGCCCTGATATTCGGGTTCATCGCAAAAGAGATCGTCGTCGGGTCGCTCGGCACCCTCTACGGGGCCGGGGAAGAGACGCTTCCGACGGCCCTCCTTGCCGACCCGTCTCTCTCGGCGGCAACGGCCCTCGCCCTGATGGTCTTCGTGCTGCTGTATACCCCGTGTGTCGCGGCGCTCGGCGTCATCAGGAAGGAGACCGGGTCGTGGCGGTGGACCGGGTTCTCGGTAGCCTACGGTCTCGCCGTCGCCTGGCTGCTGGCGTTCATCGTCGGGCACGCTGCCGGGCTCTTCATGGGAGGCATGTAA